One part of the Humulus lupulus chromosome 9, drHumLupu1.1, whole genome shotgun sequence genome encodes these proteins:
- the LOC133799427 gene encoding uncharacterized protein LOC133799427 has translation MDPDPDPDNDQRAFSIDWSVDPSVGSQVPDLEAEEPNNESIIPLPACVANEEFGSVDYEEDFELQEEEYEQNIQTEQDVGRPTNPSYWWASVTQLCQPNEDADDDDGIVSDEDLKSLSSGDEGCGPKKTKKDFNPKSKFDDFKFMLGMEFATVELLRNARKEYFIAIDREFVYASNDSNRVRAKCRAIGCPWLLYASRLKNEGKTFRVQTLIDYHNCPLVINSRLANSTWLAKHFLEEFRMNSNMNYNTFRERVGKTKYNQVSNWSYYRALAKAKNLLEGSVMDQYAILDDYCRMLLATNPGSTTKIKTKTENGKKIFERVYICLSACKEGFLRGCRPLFGVDGCFLKGYCKGILLTTVGIDGNNSMFPIAYAIVEKETFDTWKWFLGLLKDDLNVDEPNLYTLIRYRQKGLENAEHELWVGWETRFCVRHMHSNFKKDHPGLLLKQLLWAAARATTVAKFQKRMQDLKDVSEGAYNWLAKKSLTEWSRSHFQVKAKCDMLLNNLCESFNAAILEARENPIITLLEKIRYWLMCHFCKNKESITKWVHPVAKYCLSTRATSHTFQVDTTSGQRYTVDLLKKECTCRKFQLTGIPCGHALACIWTAGHNVLDYVDDYYKKDKYQMTYEGVIQPMPSPDQWPDTGKNPIYPPAATNLPGRPRKSRKRDADEPPMGSTKTRRVGQVHHCCNCKQQGHNVMSCTNTFVPQEHVKKRRGRPLRKKPTEATKKRAERRRKQNVREQAAKGGPSTSKIS, from the exons ATGGACCCGGACCCAGACCCAGATAATG ATC AACGTGCTTTTTCTATTGATTGGAGTGTGGATCCAAGTGTTGGATCACAAGTTCCTGATCTAGAGGCAGAAGAACCCAACAATGAAAGTATCATTCCACTACCAGCATGTGTAGCAAATGAAG AATTTGGGTCGGTTGACTATGAAGAGGATTTTGAGTTACAAGAAGAAGAATACGAGCAAAACATTCAAACTGAGCAAGATGTTGGTAGGCCAACCAATCCTAGTTATTGGTGGGCAAGTGTCACACAGTTATGCCAACCAAATGAAGATGCAGATGATGATGATGGGATAGTGTCTGATGAAGATTTAAAGAGCCTTTCAAGTGGAGATGAAGGGTGTGGTCCCAAGAAAACAAAGAAAGATTTTAATCCAAAGTCTAAGTTTGATGACTTTAAGTTCATGTTAGGAATGGAGTTTGCCACAGTTGAACTCCTCCGAAATGCACGGAAGGAGTATTTTATTGCAATAGATAGGGAGTTTGTTTATGCCAGCAATGACTCAAATAGGGTGAGGGCAAAGTGCAGGGCAATAGGATGTCCGTGGCTGTTATATGCAAGCCGCCTCAAAAATGAAGGGAAAACTTTCAGAGTTCAAACCTTGATTGATTATCACAACTGTCCATTAGTGATTAATAGTAGGCTGGCAAATTCAACATGGTTGGCTAAGCACTTTTTGGAAGAATTCAGAATGAATTCGAACATGAACTACAACACTTTTAGAGAAAGGGTTGGCAAAACTAAATACAATCAAGTGTCCAATTGGTCATATTACAGAGCTCTTGCAAAAGCTAAAAATTTGCTAGAGGGCAGCGTGATGGATCAATATGCTATATTGGATGACTACTGCAGGATGCTTCTAGCCACAAACCCAGGGAGCACAACTAAGAtcaaaaccaaaacagaaaatggcaaaaagatttttgaaagggtGTATATATGTTTGAGTGCATGTAAAGAAGGGTTCCTCAGAGGTTGTAGACCTTTGTTTGGAGTGGATGGGTGTTTCTTAAAGGGTTATTGCAAGGGGATTCTCCTCACAACAGTGGGTATTGATGGCAACAATTCAATGTTCCCTATCGCATATGCCATAgttgagaaggaaacttttgataCATGGAAATGGTTTTTAGGGCTATTGAAGGATGATTTGAATGTTGATGAGCCTAACTTATACACCCTCATTAGATATAGACAAAAAGGCTTGGAGAATGCTGAGCATGAACTTTGGGTTGGTTGGGAAACTAGATTTTGTGTTAGACATATGCACTCCAATTTCAAGAAAGACCACCCTGGTCTATTATTGAAGCAACTACTTTGGGCAGCAGCAAGGGCCACCACTGTGGCAAAATTTCAAAAAAGGATGCAAGATTTGAAGGACGTTTCTGAGGGTGCTTATAATTGGTTGGCTAAGAAGAGTCTGACAGAATGGAGTAGGTCTCACTTTCAAGTAAAGGCGAAGTGTGATATGTTGCTAAATAACTTATGTGAGAGTTTTAATGCTGCTATCCTTGAAGCGAGGGAAAATCCAATCATAACACTACTTGAAAAGATTCGATATTGGTTAATGTGTCATTTTTGCAAGAACAAGGAGAGTATTACCAAGTGGGTGCATCCA GTTGCAAAATATTGCTTGTCAACAAGAGCTACATCACATACTTTCCAAGTGGACACAACATCAGGCCAGAGGTACACAGTTGACTTACTTAAGAAAGAATGCACTTGTCGAAAGTTTCAACTCACTGGTATCCCATGTGGCCATGCTCTAGCTTGCATATGGACTGCGGGTCACAATGTCTTAGACTATGTGGATGACTACTATAAGAAAGATAAGTATCAAATGACATATGAAGGGGTTATTCAACCCATGCCAAGTCCGGATCAGTGGCCAGACACAGGGAAAAACCCAATATACCCACCAGCTGCTACTAATTTACCAGGTAGACCAAGAAAATCAAGAAAGAGGGATGCTGATGAACCACCTATGGGAAGCACCAAGACTCGTAGAGTTGGACAAGTCCACCATTGTTGCAACTGCAAGCAACAAGGGCACAATGTGATGAGTTGCACCAACACTTTTGTTCCTCAG GAGCATGTTAAAAAAAGGAGAGGGAGGCCTCTAAGAAAGAAACCTACTGAAGCAACCAAAAAGAGAGCAGAAAGGAGAAGGAAACAAAATGTCAGGGAACAAGCTGCCAAGGGTGGACCTTCAACTTCTAAAATATCTTAG
- the LOC133799429 gene encoding uncharacterized protein LOC133799429 — translation MRNQTCCCQPPKAVVVRTSWTTKNPGRRFASCINYKNGGCSYFDWVDPPTDWVDPPIFSQSNMVIPRLIRRISRLEDEISAINTPEILSGQHQMSHNSYRDKGCGESVADSVSVVEEDEEPQYLKRKCNGWIFIIAMLFVFVVVKCWI, via the exons ATGAGAAATCAAACATGCTGCTGCCAGCCACCAAAAGCTGTGGTGGTTAGGACATCTTGGACAACAAAGAACCCTGGAAGAAGATTTGCCTCTTGCATCAATTATAAG aaTGGGGGTTGTTCCTATTTTGATTGGGTAGACCCTCCCACTGATTGGGTAGACCCACCCATATTTTCACAATCAAATATGGTGATCCCAAGACTTATAAGAAGAATAAGTAGACTTGAAGATGAAATTTCAGCAATAAACACACCTGAAATCTTGAGTGGACAACATCAAATGAGCCACAATTCATATAGAGATAAAGGATGTGGTGAGAGTGTTGCTGATAGTGTCTCTGttgttgaagaagatgaagagccTCAATATTTGAAGAGAAAATGTAATGGATGGATCTTTATCATAGCTATGTTATTTGTGTTTGTTGTAGTGAAATGTTGGATATAA